The Pirellulales bacterium genome includes the window AGGTCCATCGCTTGCCGGAGACAATCGTGGATCGTGGGATGGTTGCGACCGCAGGCAAACGTGCCAAAGCCCGATATGCAGTCGAGATACCGGTTACCGGCATCGTCGAAGAGATAAGCGCCTGTGCCACGCGCATAGCGCTTCGTATAACCGAGTAGTCCCAATATCTTGCTGAGGGCCGGATTGACTCGTTCTTCCGCCAGGCTTACCAGTTCGTCGCGCTCGGCCGCGAGCAACGATTTCAGATCCATGACTTGGCCTTTCTGCCAACCGAGCCTGAACCAAGCCTGAACCTTGACCTGTCAACCAAAGCGCGCAAAAAACGCGTCTGGAACCCGGCGCATCTTACGCCCGTTCCAGAAGGTCGACAATATAAAGATGATTCGCGCAAAGGCATGACGCTTTGACACCAGCTATCAGCAGTCAGCAATTTGGCGGGTTGGTTGCGAGCGTCATATGCGCACGAGTAAAAAGGCAAGAATCTTTTGTTTGCTCAACCACGGTCCGGATCGTTGGTCGGACCGGAATCGGAGTATCGCGGCTATGTCTCGAGGGGCGTCACGCGCGGCAGCGGTTTTTCCCGCCGGCTCGAACGGCGAGTTCAATTTGCCGGCGGAGCTTGCGATTGTCATTCGCCGCGGAACCGGCTGCGAGCTGTGGGATGATCAGGAGCGCCACTTCCATGATTTCTCCATGGGTTGGGGGTCGGCGCTGGTGGGACATGCCCGGCCCGAAGTGGTCGAAGCCGTAAAGCAGCGCGCCCCGCTGGGCGCGAACTTTGCCTACGTGACCGAAGAATCGTTGCTCTTGGCCGAAGAGCTGGTGCGGCTGAGTCCAGCTTGCGACGCCGTGCGCTTCTGCGCTTCGGGAACCGAGGCGACGATGTATTGCCAGCGGCTGGCACGGGCCTTTACGAACCGCGCGGCGATACTCAAATTCGAAGGGGCGTACCACGGCGCCAACGAAGTCGGCGTGACCAGCCTGTTTCCGAGCGCAGCACCCAAGTTTCCGCATCCCGATCCGAGCAGCGCCGGCATTGCGCCCTTGGTGGCCGACAGCGTGCTGGTGGCGCCCTTTAACGATCTGGAACGAACCGCGGAGATCGTCACTGAATCGGCGGATCGTCTGGCGGCCATCATCGTCGAGCCGCTGCAGCGCTGCGTTCCGCCCTTGCCCGGATTTCTCGCAGGGTTACGGCAACTGTGCGACCGGCATGGGATGCTGCTGATCTTCGACGAAGTCGTTACCGGTTTTCGCCTGGCCTATGGCGGTGCGCAGGAGTATTACGGCGTCGTGCCCGACCTGGTGGCGTACGGCAAGGCGCTTGGAGGCGGTTACCCGATCGGCGCGTTCGGCGGGCGACGGGAGATCATGGATCTCGTGCGCGAGGATCGCCTGGGGCGCGACGGCTACGTGTGGATGGCATCGACGCTGGGCGGAAATCCGATTTCCACCGCCGCCGCGCGCGCGGCGCTATCCGTGCTGCGGCAAGAGGGAGTTTATCCGCGACTGCACGCGCTGGGTCGATACCTTCGCGAGCAGATGCAAGCGGTCCTCCGATCGAACGGCATCGAGGCTCAAATAATTGGCGACGGGCCGTTGGCACAAGTCGTGTTCTCGAGCGAGCCCGTCGTCGATTACCGCACTTCGCAACAGGGGGACAAGGCGCGCGGGCGGGCCGTGATGCTCGAGCTTTTTCGCCAAGGAATCTTTCTTAACCCGATGGGCACCAAATTGTACCTGTCGCTGGCGCACGACGAGCGGATTTGCGACCTTTTCTGCGAACGATTCGATGCGGCGCTGGTTGC containing:
- a CDS encoding aminotransferase class III-fold pyridoxal phosphate-dependent enzyme codes for the protein MSRGASRAAAVFPAGSNGEFNLPAELAIVIRRGTGCELWDDQERHFHDFSMGWGSALVGHARPEVVEAVKQRAPLGANFAYVTEESLLLAEELVRLSPACDAVRFCASGTEATMYCQRLARAFTNRAAILKFEGAYHGANEVGVTSLFPSAAPKFPHPDPSSAGIAPLVADSVLVAPFNDLERTAEIVTESADRLAAIIVEPLQRCVPPLPGFLAGLRQLCDRHGMLLIFDEVVTGFRLAYGGAQEYYGVVPDLVAYGKALGGGYPIGAFGGRREIMDLVREDRLGRDGYVWMASTLGGNPISTAAARAALSVLRQEGVYPRLHALGRYLREQMQAVLRSNGIEAQIIGDGPLAQVVFSSEPVVDYRTSQQGDKARGRAVMLELFRQGIFLNPMGTKLYLSLAHDERICDLFCERFDAALVATR